In Brevibacillus brevis NBRC 100599, a single genomic region encodes these proteins:
- the hemC gene encoding hydroxymethylbilane synthase, with translation MGKWKVGTRRSKLALTQTNWVVDKLKGFAPEADFELHEIVTKGDRILDVTLSKVGGKGLFVKEIEQSLFDKETDFAVHSLKDMPAELPDGLVIGAIPKRVDPRDVLLSKDGKTLDELPQGALVGTSSLRRSSQILAYRPDIQIESLRGNIDTRMRKLAEGNFDAIILAAAGLERVNFEGEISQFLPVEISLPAVGQGALAIECRADDEETLALLKQFDDAPTRLAVSAERSFLHKLQGGCQVPIGAYATVGENNEITLTGMVGSPDGKQMFKNTATGQDPLALGIQVAEALLAQGAGDVLAEVLRENEQ, from the coding sequence ATGGGAAAATGGAAAGTGGGAACGCGTCGCAGCAAATTGGCGCTCACTCAAACGAATTGGGTCGTTGATAAACTGAAGGGGTTCGCACCTGAGGCTGATTTTGAATTGCATGAAATCGTGACGAAAGGCGATCGAATCCTCGATGTGACCTTGTCCAAAGTTGGCGGAAAAGGATTGTTTGTCAAAGAAATCGAGCAATCGTTGTTCGATAAGGAAACCGATTTTGCGGTACACAGCTTGAAGGATATGCCTGCTGAATTGCCAGATGGCTTGGTAATCGGAGCGATTCCGAAGCGTGTTGATCCTCGAGATGTCCTGCTTTCCAAGGACGGCAAGACGTTGGATGAATTACCACAAGGCGCTTTGGTAGGGACCAGTAGCTTGCGCCGTTCTTCACAGATTCTCGCATATCGCCCTGATATTCAGATCGAATCCTTGCGTGGAAATATTGATACGCGCATGCGTAAGCTTGCGGAAGGAAATTTTGATGCGATCATCCTTGCTGCGGCTGGACTTGAGCGCGTGAATTTTGAAGGGGAAATCTCGCAGTTCCTGCCTGTTGAAATCAGCTTGCCAGCAGTCGGTCAAGGTGCGCTTGCCATCGAATGCCGAGCAGACGATGAGGAGACACTCGCTCTCTTGAAGCAGTTTGATGACGCACCGACGCGTTTGGCGGTATCGGCAGAGCGGAGCTTCCTGCACAAGCTCCAAGGGGGCTGTCAGGTGCCGATTGGCGCATATGCGACAGTTGGAGAGAACAATGAAATTACGTTGACCGGAATGGTTGGCTCCCCAGATGGGAAGCAAATGTTCAAAAACACGGCGACTGGCCAGGATCCGTTAGCGCTGGGTATTCAAGTAGCAGAAGCACTTCTGGCGCAAGGAGCGGGAGACGTACTTGCGGAAGTATTGCGGGAGAATGAGCAATGA
- the hemA gene encoding glutamyl-tRNA reductase codes for MDILLLGLNYKTAPVEIREKFTFSDDGTARALHLLSQTKSIAECIILGTCNRTEIYVVCDQANIGRDYTRRFLAEWFGVEKEQFKDHLYIKENEQAIEHLFRVSSGLDSMVMGETQILGQVRDAFLLGQEHQTTGTVFNTLFKQAITFAKRAHTETAIGQNAVSVSYAAVELGKKIFGSFAGKSVLIVGAGKMSELTAKHLHANGSERVMVANRTLERAQLLAEKFKGDSCTMEQLPEALLTADIVISSTGATGYVLGKKELAPIMKQRKHRPLFMVDIAVPRDLNPDLHDLDNVFLYDIDDLEGIVASNVAERSREAERLDVMIQEEIVAFTTWYQTLGVAPLIAALRDKANTIQSEAMRKIENKLPNLSEREMHIIRKTTKGIVNQLLHDPVVRLKEMAATKDGEEVLDIFEKMFALEEILERKEQEAIWANDKNKQTSSSREQVLVSRFPD; via the coding sequence ATGGATATTCTTTTGCTGGGTTTAAACTATAAAACAGCTCCTGTCGAAATTCGCGAAAAGTTTACATTCAGCGACGATGGGACAGCACGCGCTCTTCATCTACTCTCCCAGACGAAGAGTATCGCAGAATGTATCATCCTGGGGACGTGCAACCGGACGGAAATTTACGTCGTTTGCGACCAGGCGAATATAGGCCGAGACTATACCCGCCGTTTTTTGGCTGAATGGTTCGGCGTGGAGAAAGAACAATTTAAGGATCATCTCTATATAAAAGAGAACGAACAGGCAATCGAGCACTTGTTCCGCGTCTCTTCCGGTCTTGATTCGATGGTAATGGGAGAAACACAAATCCTCGGACAAGTACGGGATGCGTTCCTGTTGGGGCAGGAGCATCAAACGACAGGGACTGTCTTCAACACCTTGTTCAAGCAAGCGATTACGTTTGCCAAGCGTGCCCATACAGAGACAGCGATTGGACAAAATGCGGTTTCTGTTAGCTACGCTGCTGTCGAACTGGGGAAAAAGATCTTCGGTTCCTTTGCAGGGAAGTCTGTCCTGATCGTCGGAGCGGGCAAAATGAGCGAGCTGACCGCCAAGCATCTGCACGCAAATGGATCAGAACGCGTCATGGTTGCGAATCGTACATTGGAGCGAGCGCAGCTTTTGGCAGAGAAGTTCAAGGGTGACTCCTGTACGATGGAGCAGCTGCCTGAGGCACTGCTCACAGCAGACATCGTCATCAGCTCGACCGGAGCGACAGGTTATGTCCTCGGCAAAAAAGAACTGGCTCCGATCATGAAACAACGAAAGCATCGTCCGTTGTTCATGGTGGATATCGCAGTTCCTCGCGATCTGAATCCTGACTTGCATGATCTTGATAACGTATTTTTATATGATATTGACGATCTGGAAGGCATCGTTGCGAGTAATGTTGCGGAACGTTCTCGTGAAGCGGAACGTCTGGATGTCATGATTCAAGAAGAGATCGTGGCATTCACGACTTGGTACCAAACGCTTGGCGTAGCACCACTGATCGCTGCACTGCGTGACAAGGCAAACACGATCCAAAGCGAAGCGATGCGAAAAATCGAAAACAAGCTGCCAAACTTGTCTGAGCGGGAGATGCACATCATCCGCAAGACAACCAAGGGCATTGTCAATCAACTGTTGCACGATCCGGTCGTACGTTTAAAAGAAATGGCAGCTACCAAAGATGGGGAAGAAGTACTGGATATTTTCGAGAAAATGTTTGCGTTGGAGGAGATCCTGGAGCGAAAAGAACAGGAAGCAATCTGGGCTAACGATAAAAATAAACAGACATCTTCTTCTCGGGAGCAAGTATTGGTTTCCCGGTTCCCTGACTAA
- the lonB gene encoding ATP-dependent protease LonB translates to MDYTTLVIAVIEVVVGIVIGTYFWNLLRAQRNTKTSTEKESRKDLDSIRKMRMVALTEPLSERTRPATLEEIVGQEDGLRALRAALCGPNPQHVIIYGPPGVGKTAAARVVLEEAKKNQLSPFSSDAKFIEIDATIARFDERGIADPLIGSVHDPIYQGAGSLGQAGIPQPKPGAVTKAHGGMLFLDEIGELHPIQMNKLLKVLEDRKVMLESAYYSEENNQIPSHIHDVFKYGLPADFRLVGATTRLPEELPAALRSRCLEIFFRPLKAGEIGCIVRTAVPKMNMNIEDSAVSVIERYATNGREAINTLQIAAGIALTEERQDIQAADVEWVMHSSQKSPRPEKQVHDTPQVGLVNGLAVYGPNMGSVMELEVTASPAAVPGQGRMAMTGMAEEEEMGSRSRTIRRKSMAKGSIENVLTVLSRMGVRPYDYDLHINFPGGIPVDGPSAGITIATAIYSAIVNQPVDNLLAMTGEVSIHGKVKPVGGVVAKVEAAKQAGATRVLIPQENWQSIFADMNGIEIIPVSTVSEVIELAVPQATMQEEEATGFTLQIPEEDLASSPLSL, encoded by the coding sequence ATGGACTATACGACATTGGTCATTGCTGTCATTGAAGTGGTTGTTGGTATCGTGATCGGCACCTACTTTTGGAACTTGCTGCGAGCGCAGAGAAACACGAAAACCTCAACCGAAAAGGAATCGCGCAAGGATCTTGATTCCATTCGGAAAATGAGAATGGTTGCGTTGACAGAACCTCTATCAGAGAGAACAAGACCGGCGACTTTGGAAGAAATTGTAGGACAAGAAGATGGGCTTCGTGCGTTGCGTGCCGCTTTGTGCGGTCCCAACCCGCAGCATGTCATTATTTATGGACCACCAGGCGTAGGCAAGACCGCAGCGGCTAGAGTTGTACTGGAAGAAGCGAAGAAAAATCAGCTATCACCGTTTTCTTCTGATGCCAAGTTTATTGAAATCGATGCGACGATTGCGCGGTTTGATGAGCGTGGGATTGCTGACCCGTTAATTGGCTCCGTACATGATCCGATTTATCAAGGGGCAGGCTCGCTTGGGCAGGCAGGGATTCCGCAGCCAAAGCCAGGCGCTGTGACGAAAGCGCACGGTGGCATGCTTTTTCTTGATGAAATCGGGGAACTTCATCCTATTCAGATGAATAAGTTACTAAAGGTTCTCGAAGACCGTAAAGTCATGCTGGAGAGTGCTTACTACAGCGAGGAAAATAACCAAATTCCTTCGCATATTCATGACGTTTTCAAATACGGTTTGCCCGCCGACTTTCGTCTGGTTGGAGCGACGACGAGGCTGCCAGAAGAACTGCCTGCTGCGCTTCGTTCCCGTTGCCTGGAAATCTTTTTCCGTCCATTAAAGGCTGGAGAAATTGGGTGTATCGTGCGTACGGCCGTACCTAAAATGAATATGAATATAGAAGATAGCGCTGTTTCTGTGATCGAGCGCTACGCAACCAATGGACGTGAAGCGATCAATACCTTGCAAATCGCCGCGGGAATTGCCTTGACGGAAGAACGCCAAGACATCCAGGCTGCCGATGTGGAATGGGTAATGCACAGCAGTCAAAAATCGCCTCGCCCCGAAAAACAAGTGCATGATACACCGCAGGTCGGTTTGGTCAACGGTCTTGCTGTGTACGGTCCGAACATGGGCAGTGTGATGGAGCTTGAAGTGACGGCTTCACCCGCAGCTGTTCCTGGTCAAGGTCGAATGGCGATGACAGGAATGGCAGAGGAAGAGGAAATGGGCAGCCGCAGCCGGACGATTCGCCGAAAGTCGATGGCAAAAGGCTCGATCGAAAACGTTTTGACTGTCTTGAGCAGAATGGGCGTCCGTCCGTATGATTATGATCTGCATATTAATTTTCCGGGAGGCATCCCTGTTGATGGGCCTTCGGCAGGCATTACCATTGCCACAGCGATCTACTCGGCGATTGTGAATCAGCCTGTCGATAATTTACTGGCGATGACTGGCGAAGTGAGTATACATGGGAAGGTAAAGCCAGTTGGGGGTGTAGTGGCAAAGGTGGAAGCCGCCAAACAGGCGGGAGCGACCAGAGTCCTCATTCCACAGGAAAACTGGCAAAGTATTTTTGCGGACATGAATGGGATCGAAATCATTCCGGTGTCTACAGTCTCTGAAGTAATCGAGCTAGCTGTACCGCAAGCTACCATGCAAGAAGAGGAGGCGACGGGATTTACTTTGCAAATCCCAGAAGAGGATCTCGCTTCCTCTCCGCTATCCCTGTAA
- the lon gene encoding endopeptidase La: MGERSGKRELPLLPLRGLLVYPTMVLHLDVGREKSIRALEQAMVDDNKILLATQEEVHIEEPDAEQIYRIGTVARVKQMLKLPNGTIRVLVEGLQRAKIEEYLQQEDYFVVSITYLQDEKTEQNEVEALMRSLLGHFEQYIKLSKKVSPEALTSVQDIEEPGRLADVIASHLPLKMKDKQEILETTNIKERLEILLTILNNEREVLELERKIGNRVKKQMERTQKEYYLREQMKAIQKELGDKDGRQGEVDELRAGLEKSDAPERIKAKIEKELERLEKMPATSAEGSVIRTYIDTLFALPWTKTTEDNLDIHHAQQVLDEDHYGLDKPKERVLEYLAVQKLVNSMRGPILCLVGPPGVGKTSLARSVARAIGREFVRISLGGVRDEAEIRGHRRTYVGALPGRIIQGMKQAGTVNPVFLLDEIDKLASDFRGDPASALLEVLDPNQNDKFSDHYIEETYDLTNVMFITTANSLDTIPRPLLDRMEVISISSYTELEKLNILRDYLLPKQMQDHGLGKDKLKMNDDAMLKLVRLYTREAGVRNLNREAANVCRKAAKLIVGGEKKRVVVTVKTLETLLGKPRYRYGLAEIKDQVGSVTGLAWTQAGGDTLNVEVSILPGKGKLTLTGKLGDVMKESAQAAFSYIRSRAEQWGIDPAFHEKNDIHIHFPEGAIPKDGPSAGITMATALVSALTKIPVKKEVGMTGEITLRGRVLPIGGLKEKCMSAHRAGLTTIILPKDNEKDIEDIPESVRGELTFYPVDHLDEVLRHALTKQPVGDKA, translated from the coding sequence TTGGGCGAACGTTCCGGTAAACGAGAATTACCGCTTCTCCCGTTGCGAGGATTGCTTGTTTATCCGACAATGGTACTCCATTTGGACGTTGGACGGGAAAAGTCCATCCGCGCATTGGAGCAAGCCATGGTAGACGATAACAAGATTTTGCTTGCGACACAAGAAGAGGTCCACATAGAAGAGCCAGATGCTGAGCAAATTTACAGGATTGGTACCGTTGCGCGTGTGAAACAAATGCTGAAGCTGCCAAATGGGACAATCCGTGTTTTGGTAGAAGGCTTGCAACGCGCGAAGATCGAGGAGTATCTTCAACAGGAAGATTATTTCGTCGTGTCGATTACATATTTGCAAGATGAAAAGACAGAGCAAAATGAAGTGGAAGCTTTAATGCGTTCCTTGCTGGGCCACTTTGAGCAGTACATCAAGCTGTCCAAAAAGGTTTCTCCAGAGGCACTGACCTCTGTGCAGGATATTGAGGAACCAGGACGTTTGGCCGATGTCATTGCTTCCCATCTGCCGCTCAAGATGAAGGACAAACAAGAAATTCTGGAGACGACCAACATCAAGGAACGTCTCGAAATTCTTTTGACCATTTTGAACAACGAGCGCGAGGTACTTGAGCTGGAGCGCAAGATCGGCAACCGCGTGAAGAAACAGATGGAGCGCACGCAAAAGGAATACTACCTGCGTGAGCAAATGAAAGCTATCCAAAAAGAGCTGGGCGACAAGGATGGCCGCCAAGGTGAAGTAGATGAGCTGCGTGCCGGGCTCGAAAAATCGGACGCTCCTGAACGGATCAAAGCGAAGATCGAGAAGGAGCTCGAGCGTCTGGAAAAGATGCCGGCGACTTCTGCGGAAGGCTCAGTCATCCGCACATATATCGATACCTTGTTTGCGCTACCGTGGACGAAGACGACAGAAGACAATCTGGATATTCATCATGCACAGCAAGTTCTCGATGAAGATCATTACGGCTTGGATAAACCAAAAGAGCGTGTCTTGGAGTATTTGGCAGTACAAAAGCTGGTAAACTCCATGCGTGGACCGATCCTTTGTCTGGTTGGTCCTCCGGGTGTCGGGAAAACATCTCTGGCCCGTTCCGTAGCGCGTGCAATCGGGCGTGAATTCGTTCGTATTTCCTTGGGGGGAGTGCGCGATGAAGCAGAAATTCGCGGTCACCGCCGTACGTATGTAGGAGCTCTCCCAGGACGAATCATCCAAGGAATGAAGCAAGCTGGCACGGTTAATCCTGTCTTTTTGCTGGATGAGATCGACAAGCTCGCGTCCGATTTCCGCGGAGACCCTGCGTCTGCCCTACTTGAAGTGCTAGATCCAAACCAAAATGATAAATTCAGTGATCACTATATCGAAGAGACCTATGATTTGACGAACGTCATGTTTATTACGACCGCAAACAGTCTCGATACGATTCCGCGTCCGCTCTTGGACCGGATGGAGGTCATCTCGATTTCCAGCTATACCGAACTGGAAAAGCTGAACATTTTGCGTGATTATCTCTTGCCGAAGCAAATGCAGGATCACGGTCTGGGCAAAGATAAGCTGAAGATGAACGACGATGCGATGCTGAAGCTCGTTCGTTTGTACACGCGGGAAGCGGGAGTCCGAAACCTCAATCGCGAAGCAGCAAACGTATGCCGCAAAGCTGCCAAGCTGATTGTGGGCGGTGAGAAAAAGCGTGTCGTGGTTACGGTCAAGACGTTGGAGACGCTGCTCGGTAAACCGCGCTACCGCTATGGTCTGGCGGAGATAAAAGATCAAGTCGGCTCCGTTACGGGTCTGGCTTGGACACAAGCAGGCGGAGATACGCTGAATGTAGAAGTCAGCATTTTGCCTGGAAAAGGAAAGCTCACCCTGACAGGGAAACTGGGTGACGTCATGAAGGAATCTGCGCAGGCTGCATTCAGCTATATTCGCTCCCGTGCAGAACAGTGGGGAATCGATCCTGCCTTCCACGAGAAGAACGACATCCACATCCACTTTCCGGAAGGGGCGATTCCAAAAGACGGTCCGTCTGCTGGGATTACGATGGCAACCGCACTCGTATCCGCCCTCACGAAAATCCCTGTGAAAAAAGAGGTGGGGATGACCGGGGAGATTACCTTGCGAGGTCGTGTACTGCCAATTGGCGGGCTGAAAGAAAAGTGCATGTCCGCTCATCGCGCAGGTTTAACCACGATTATTTTGCCAAAAGACAACGAGAAGGATATCGAGGATATCCCGGAGAGCGTACGCGGTGAACTGACATTCTATCCAGTTGACCATTTAGATGAAGTGCTGCGTCACGCGCTAACTAAACAGCCAGTAGGTGACAAAGCATGA
- a CDS encoding cytochrome C assembly family protein has protein sequence MAEVRWIYDLTIFLYAASVLFYFNDFLQSNRKVNRLAFGLLVVVWALQTAFFVSQAVMKGYFPVITLFETLFFYSWVLVGLSLAIHYFFRIDLLVFFTNIIGFVVLVMSMFLPETPIEAVSSILTSELLLTHVTLAMFSYGAFSLSMIFSAMYLLQHKMLKGRRWSPLLRRLPSLDQLEGYAYRMNMLGVPMLLLSIVLGIIWGKMVLPEKFLLDSKVVLSVLVVAIYSLWLYQRYRDTMQMRRLAQWNVVAFLLLLINFLGFTTSTFHDWW, from the coding sequence ATGGCCGAGGTGAGATGGATCTACGACTTGACGATCTTTCTCTACGCTGCAAGTGTTCTCTTCTATTTTAACGACTTCTTGCAAAGCAACCGGAAAGTCAATCGTCTGGCTTTCGGGTTGCTTGTTGTCGTTTGGGCCTTGCAAACCGCATTTTTTGTCTCGCAAGCAGTCATGAAGGGGTATTTTCCAGTCATTACGCTGTTTGAGACACTCTTTTTTTATTCATGGGTGCTGGTAGGCTTGTCGCTTGCCATTCACTATTTTTTTCGGATTGATTTGCTGGTTTTTTTTACCAATATTATTGGGTTTGTCGTGCTCGTTATGTCGATGTTTTTACCGGAAACGCCGATTGAGGCTGTATCGAGCATTTTGACCTCTGAACTATTGCTGACGCATGTGACACTGGCCATGTTCAGCTACGGGGCGTTCTCGCTCTCGATGATCTTCTCGGCCATGTACTTGCTCCAGCACAAAATGCTCAAGGGAAGACGGTGGTCACCGTTGCTCAGGCGTTTGCCTAGCCTCGATCAATTGGAAGGCTACGCGTACCGAATGAACATGCTGGGTGTACCAATGCTCTTGCTCTCGATTGTATTAGGGATCATTTGGGGTAAAATGGTTTTGCCGGAGAAATTTCTGCTAGATTCAAAAGTAGTGCTCTCCGTGCTGGTCGTTGCGATTTATTCGCTGTGGCTGTACCAGCGCTATCGGGATACGATGCAGATGCGCAGACTCGCGCAGTGGAACGTCGTGGCGTTTTTGTTACTGCTTATCAATTTTTTAGGCTTCACTACTTCTACATTTCACGACTGGTGGTAG
- a CDS encoding protein O-GlcNAcase, whose product MSGSACFAVRGVIEGFYGTPWTHEERLDMIDFLHRYDYNAYFYAPKDDEYLRERWMEPLPVKANQQLDELIQRAKTHNMQFIYCLGPGLSMEYTNRQHLELLGKKYRDLYDRGVRYFALLFDDIPMHLLHEKDVAEFAHLAEAHAHTTLYVWDLIRSWGDPVKLAVCPTQYNGIGKEAYIMYLGKHLPPEIDLFWTGRFVCSPYLTDGDAIRFQEYTGHQPFYWDNYPVNDLAMANELHIGPLRHRDPDLWQYAAGYVANAMSRPECSKIPLITTAAYLRDPIGYDPETVWKQAVEEVAGQKDADAFFTFANNVQSSFLCEVESPQLLEAILTFRFHFLEGDRQKAIADLTALFQKMEAAANKLLAGMANEKLAAETRPWVEKFHLWTKVGLSAVALIDHGTRGRMPQAVYHLLRLKQWLKRTERYPQEVCGPVMQLFVDAVMLEVKKSS is encoded by the coding sequence GTGAGCGGGAGTGCTTGCTTTGCTGTACGTGGTGTGATCGAAGGCTTCTATGGAACACCCTGGACACATGAAGAGCGGCTGGATATGATCGACTTTTTACACCGATATGATTACAACGCGTATTTCTACGCTCCCAAAGATGACGAGTATCTGAGGGAACGCTGGATGGAGCCGCTTCCTGTGAAAGCCAATCAACAGTTAGATGAGCTGATCCAGCGGGCAAAGACTCACAACATGCAGTTTATTTATTGTCTGGGTCCCGGACTTAGCATGGAATATACGAATCGTCAGCACTTGGAGCTGTTAGGTAAGAAGTATCGGGATTTGTATGATCGGGGTGTGCGTTATTTTGCGCTATTGTTCGATGATATCCCCATGCACCTGTTGCATGAGAAAGATGTAGCCGAGTTTGCCCATTTGGCGGAGGCGCATGCCCATACGACGCTTTATGTGTGGGATTTGATACGTAGCTGGGGCGATCCAGTCAAGCTGGCTGTCTGTCCTACACAATACAACGGGATAGGAAAAGAAGCGTATATCATGTACCTCGGCAAGCATTTGCCGCCAGAAATAGATTTGTTCTGGACGGGACGATTCGTCTGCTCGCCTTACCTGACGGACGGTGATGCGATTCGCTTTCAAGAGTACACCGGACATCAGCCATTTTATTGGGACAACTACCCGGTGAATGATTTGGCCATGGCGAACGAACTACATATCGGTCCATTGCGTCACCGTGACCCTGACCTGTGGCAATACGCAGCAGGCTATGTGGCGAATGCGATGTCTAGACCAGAATGCTCGAAGATTCCTTTGATTACGACGGCAGCCTATTTGCGAGATCCGATCGGCTACGACCCTGAGACGGTATGGAAACAAGCGGTCGAGGAAGTAGCGGGACAAAAGGATGCGGATGCTTTCTTCACCTTTGCGAATAACGTGCAAAGCTCGTTTTTATGCGAGGTGGAATCGCCGCAATTGCTAGAAGCGATCCTGACCTTCCGCTTTCATTTCTTGGAAGGAGATCGACAAAAGGCCATTGCGGACTTGACGGCTCTTTTTCAGAAGATGGAGGCGGCGGCAAACAAGCTGTTGGCAGGGATGGCGAATGAGAAGCTTGCAGCAGAAACGAGGCCGTGGGTGGAGAAGTTCCATCTGTGGACCAAAGTCGGTCTGTCGGCAGTCGCTCTCATCGATCATGGGACAAGAGGGCGAATGCCACAAGCAGTCTATCACTTGCTCCGCCTCAAACAGTGGCTCAAACGAACGGAGCGTTACCCGCAAGAAGTGTGTGGACCCGTTATGCAGCTTTTTGTGGATGCCGTAATGCTAGAGGTTAAGAAGAGCTCATAA
- the yihA gene encoding ribosome biogenesis GTP-binding protein YihA/YsxC, which translates to MKVTSSEFIISAVGPKQYPTDGLHEIALVGRSNVGKSSLLNKMMNRKGLARISSRPGKTQTLNYFRVNQMLYFVDFPGYGYAKVAKTIKEQWGKMIEGYLKNRNELRFIIQLVDIRHAPSKDDIAMYDWCKQIGLPTVVVATKGDKIARGRWLQHTKIIRQSLNLRGDDTIIVFSSETGQGKDELWAEIMRRIRAGEEMARETAARAEEIAPASE; encoded by the coding sequence ATGAAAGTAACATCATCAGAGTTTATTATCAGTGCGGTTGGACCGAAGCAGTATCCGACAGATGGCCTCCATGAGATCGCGTTGGTAGGACGCTCTAACGTAGGAAAATCATCATTGCTCAATAAAATGATGAACCGCAAAGGGCTTGCCCGGATTAGTTCTCGTCCGGGTAAAACCCAGACATTGAACTATTTCCGTGTCAATCAAATGCTCTACTTCGTTGACTTCCCGGGTTATGGGTATGCAAAGGTAGCGAAGACGATCAAGGAACAATGGGGAAAAATGATCGAGGGTTATTTGAAAAACCGGAATGAGCTTCGCTTCATTATTCAACTGGTCGATATTCGCCATGCTCCGAGTAAAGACGATATTGCGATGTACGATTGGTGCAAGCAAATCGGGCTCCCTACCGTAGTCGTAGCGACGAAAGGTGATAAAATCGCTCGCGGGCGTTGGCTACAGCATACAAAGATCATCCGTCAAAGCCTGAATTTGCGCGGGGATGATACGATCATTGTATTTTCCTCGGAGACAGGTCAAGGCAAGGATGAGCTGTGGGCAGAAATCATGCGTCGTATCCGTGCTGGTGAGGAAATGGCAAGGGAGACGGCTGCCAGGGCAGAAGAGATTGCTCCAGCCAGTGAGTAA
- a CDS encoding DMT family transporter, whose protein sequence is MRKPWMADITLLLVAVIWGTTFLIVQQAIASLPPNTFNGVRFTIAALFLLIIYFIRNRHRGQTSEWRGPLLRAGVILGFWLCLGYALQTVGLLYTSPSKAGFITGLAVVLVPLFSFLLLRERVKPFAIFGVILAAFGLYLLTQNQSFSFNLGDALIFVAAICFAMQIVFTGKYAPRFAALPLAITQLGTVAVMSWLYAFFFEDWSRAFDPAILFIPEVAFGLIVTSIFATALAFLAQTALQKQTSSTRVALIFALEPVFAAVTSYVFIHEILSGRQLTGCLLIFTGMILAELPIQEWVRNFRQRKPNDGRESA, encoded by the coding sequence TTGAGAAAACCTTGGATGGCAGATATAACGCTGCTCCTCGTCGCAGTTATCTGGGGAACTACGTTTTTGATCGTACAGCAGGCAATCGCATCGCTGCCTCCCAATACGTTTAACGGTGTTCGTTTTACCATTGCTGCGTTATTTTTATTGATCATCTATTTCATCCGCAATCGTCATCGTGGGCAAACCTCTGAATGGAGAGGGCCACTGCTTCGTGCAGGCGTCATTCTCGGCTTTTGGCTCTGTCTGGGATACGCCTTACAGACCGTAGGACTATTGTATACTTCGCCGTCCAAAGCTGGCTTTATCACTGGATTAGCCGTCGTATTGGTGCCGCTCTTCTCGTTTTTGCTCTTGCGTGAACGCGTCAAGCCTTTCGCTATCTTCGGTGTGATTCTGGCAGCATTCGGCTTGTATTTGCTAACGCAGAACCAGTCATTCTCCTTTAATCTCGGTGATGCTCTGATCTTCGTCGCTGCCATCTGCTTCGCCATGCAAATCGTCTTTACCGGTAAATACGCACCTCGTTTTGCAGCATTGCCCCTTGCCATCACGCAATTAGGCACAGTAGCTGTAATGAGCTGGCTGTACGCCTTTTTCTTTGAGGATTGGAGTCGTGCTTTTGATCCGGCGATTTTGTTCATACCCGAGGTGGCCTTTGGTTTAATCGTCACTTCTATTTTCGCCACGGCACTGGCCTTTCTCGCGCAAACGGCCTTGCAAAAGCAAACCAGCTCGACGCGGGTCGCTCTCATTTTCGCTTTGGAGCCCGTATTTGCTGCAGTCACCTCCTACGTCTTTATTCATGAAATATTAAGTGGAAGACAGTTAACCGGATGTCTCCTGATTTTCACCGGCATGATTCTCGCTGAGCTGCCGATTCAAGAATGGGTGCGGAATTTCCGTCAGAGAAAGCCAAATGACGGTCGTGAATCCGCCTGA